A genomic window from Candidatus Parvarchaeota archaeon includes:
- a CDS encoding NAD-dependent epimerase/dehydratase family protein, with protein sequence MEIREVLITGSSGLIGSCLAGLLASKGMVVNAQTRGGKKAQERICWWAKKYSGSTCEENLRIIEADIWDAGAYASAIKSSDAVFHLAGRVNVQQALSDPLESHKANVEATICLLEVLKKSGFGKKLVFCSTANVYGKPLYLPVDELHPLFPQEPYAASKAAAEMYCTAYSKSCGFGLATARASHVYGPWQDGTQLIPKIAKKVLGGQEVILTKGSSVREFLYVEDAASGLEAAARFGSGVYNLSTGKQTEINKLIGEMIQKLKPGYGNMKIVDSFRSDDFEKLQIDCGKARRELGWKAEYEIGQGLEKTLGWILGQEG encoded by the coding sequence ATGGAAATCCGGGAAGTTCTCATAACCGGCTCATCCGGCCTTATAGGAAGTTGCCTTGCAGGGCTGCTTGCAAGCAAGGGAATGGTTGTAAACGCCCAGACAAGGGGCGGCAAAAAGGCACAGGAGAGGATTTGCTGGTGGGCAAAAAAATACAGTGGCAGCACTTGCGAAGAAAATTTGCGCATTATTGAGGCTGACATATGGGACGCCGGGGCATATGCAAGTGCGATAAAAAGCTCTGATGCAGTATTTCATCTTGCAGGAAGGGTCAATGTGCAGCAGGCACTTTCTGACCCGCTTGAGTCGCACAAGGCAAATGTCGAGGCGACTATTTGCCTGCTTGAGGTATTGAAAAAATCCGGGTTTGGAAAGAAGCTTGTTTTTTGCTCTACGGCAAATGTTTACGGAAAGCCGCTTTATCTTCCCGTTGATGAGTTGCACCCGCTATTTCCCCAGGAGCCCTATGCGGCATCAAAGGCCGCCGCCGAGATGTACTGCACAGCCTACTCAAAATCCTGCGGCTTTGGGCTTGCAACTGCAAGGGCGTCACATGTCTATGGCCCCTGGCAGGATGGAACGCAGCTCATCCCCAAAATCGCAAAAAAGGTTTTGGGCGGGCAGGAAGTTATCCTGACAAAGGGCAGCAGTGTCAGGGAATTTTTGTATGTCGAGGATGCGGCAAGCGGGCTTGAGGCTGCGGCAAGGTTCGGCAGCGGCGTTTACAACCTAAGCACCGGAAAGCAAACTGAAATAAACAAGCTCATAGGGGAAATGATCCAAAAGCTTAAGCCCGGATACGGGAACATGAAGATTGTGGATTCATTCAGGTCAGATGACTTTGAAAAGCTCCAGATTGACTGCGGCAAGGCGCGCCGCGAGCTTGGGTGGAAAGCAGAATATGAAATAGGGCAGGGGCTTGAAAAAACGCTTGGGTGGATTTTGGGGCAAGAAGGATAA